One window of Lytechinus variegatus isolate NC3 chromosome 2, Lvar_3.0, whole genome shotgun sequence genomic DNA carries:
- the LOC121407925 gene encoding VPS9 domain-containing protein 1-like isoform X1, whose amino-acid sequence MMESRSENPDEQKQQLQTAMKAVGLAIQLDTSGSVPDAYLHYLSCMQYISQALLQDARLKVSQAATVNLKTTASMKMVKLAQRCSERVVDILNNMDDAIQQTPTNMPVLPTQQTTTYSPSPPPSLLSSSLSSSLSSSVPAGRISPSMFPAVPSTLSHAAPTHVAVVRPTVQHPTQQRTAVPNASPSQQSNEALGPLEKAYRENRKLMAAYRSRLNKMHTTSKNKSLVNLTFQRRLMENMAIAKAREASLAKKIKERQQRLQEQAAQRFSSSGQPTKEEMELRTVYANILEYENVKTWLQEWRKRLQESPGDLGLIRDLLTDILSCDQHPLSQLLKRYQIAIYHKIMPLIQKELPSIEEIVVPYRDVQPLKLQEPRAVPEDGFTTPDALDQSMEDTLAQRLHALRENSTSSVESDSTEPRPSSQASSMLFAPSDVSDDIMEELMSDDEEVDAQEKVSIQEKNIHRQQGGCPQRTAGDKDVGDDDEEGCEENGHLDDSGIQNGEESSSTDEAAPSTDIQDEDLASASDGANVAGDAAPEVDQMREIRDEIRNDIEQALEDGERLCKELEGETVGKVEDDEDGISNALATTGDSMSDGDRENTGDGRTSAAATGEQHSKYDNREAINGHSCPDTDERTNVESGDERTNNSEGNRPDMQPSNNPPTQLDSSSGGVASDGESTDAGRMDSERESDEGKKKEDGEERIAEMRSQALSRHLKCITKDVLMFTERLQSLLVAVYEQLNSTAAKEQCISVIEDFFFKDIWQPLLMLFRRYNYKKEECAAIAMTMYQHALPQHIGVVEKFCLLNEGAVQEGSQASSSDYPYQAAVEELQKLQGYTCPLQKIECIVRVSRIVIECVGDYYESQGKPRQSPETTVGCDDLLPILSYVIMRSSLPQIVSECNAMEEFIHEGYLFGEEGYCLTTCQTALSYVLKLGSAEELSKS is encoded by the exons TTTCTCAAGCAGCAACGGTAAACCTGAAGACAACAGCATCAATGAAGATGGTGAAGCTTGCCCAGCGATGCAGTGAGCGTGTGGTTGATATCCTTAATAACATGG ATGATGCAATCCAACAAACTCCAACCAATATGCCTGTTCTACCCACCCAACAGACAACAACCTATTCTCCCTCTCCACCACCttcactgttatcatcatcgttatcgtCATCGCTGTCGTCGTCAGTTCCAGCAGGTCGCATCTCTCCGTCTATGTTTCCAGCTGTCCCCTCCACCTTGTCGCATGCTGCACCCACCCACGTTGCAGTGGTACGACCCACTGTTCAGCATCCTACTCAACAAAGGACGGCTGTTCCAAATGCATCCCCAAGCCAACAGAG CAATGAGGCTCTTGGACCATTAGAGAAGGCCTACAGAGAGAACAGGAAACTGATGGCTGCCTATAGGAGCAGATTGAACAAGATGCATACTACTAGCAAGAATAAGAGCCTCGTG AACCTGACATTCCAGAGAAGGTTGATGGAGAATATGGCCATTGCCAAAGCCCGGGAAGCAAGT CTTGCTAAGAAGATCAAAGAACGTCAACAGCGTCTTCAGGAACAGGCAGCCCAGAGATTCTCCTCTAGCGGCCAGCCAACCAAGGAAGAGATGGAACTCAGAACAGTCTATGCCAACATACTGGAATACGAGAATGTGAAG ACATGGCTTCAGGAATGGCGCAAACGGCTGCAGGAATCGCCCGGTGACCTTGGACTGATCCGTGACCTACTCACTGACATCCTGTCCTGTGACCAACACCCTCTAAGCCAGCTTCTTAAGCGTTATCAGATCGCCATCTATCACAAGATAATGCCCCTCATACAGAAGGAATTGCCCTCTATAGAAGAGATTGTGGTTCCATACAGGGATGTCCAACCCCTGAAACTGCAAG AACCCAGAGCTGTACCAGAGGATGGTTTCACCACACCAGATGCTCTTGATCAGAGCATGGAAGACACATTAGCCCAACGCCTTCATGCCCTTCGTGAAAACAGCACCTCGAGTGTGGAGAGTGACTCCACTGAGCCTCGACCATCAAGCCAGGCCAGTAGCATGCTCTTTGCTCCCAGTGATGTGAGTGATGACATCATGGAGGAACTGATGTCTGATGATGAGGAGGTGGATGCTCAAGAGAAAGTGAGCATCCAGGAGAAGAACATCCATCGGCAGCAGGGAGGATGTCCCCAGAGAACAGCGGGTGATAaggatgttggtgatgatgatgaggagggaTGTGAAGAGAATGGTCACCTGGATGACAGTGGCATTCAGAATGGTGAGGAGTCCTCCAGCACAGATGAAGCTGCTCCATCAACAGACATCCAGGATGAGGATCTGGCGAGTGCTTCCGATGGAGCCAATGTTGCAGGAGATGCTGCTCCAGAGGTAGACCAGATGAGAGAGATCAGGGATGAAATCAGGAACGATATCGAACAAGCATTGGAAGATGGTGAAAGGCTATGCAAGGAATTAGAGGGAGAAACTGTGGGCAAAgttgaggatgatgaggatggtatCAGCAATGCACTTGCTACAACTGGTGATTCCATGAGTGATGGAGACAGAGAAAATACAGGTGATGGTAGGACTTCTGCAGCTGCTACAGGTGAGCAGCACTCTAAATATGATAATAGAGAAGCGATCAATGGTCACTCTTGCCCTGATACTGATGAAAGGACTAATGTTGAATCGGGAGATGAGAGAACAAATAACTCTGAAGGAAATCGGCCAGACATGCAACCATCTAACAACCCCCCAACACAACTAGACAGCTCAAGCGGGGGTGTGGCAAGTGATGGTGAATCAACAGATGCAGGAAGAATGGACAGTGAAAGAGAGAGTgatgaaggaaagaagaaagaagatggAGAAGAAAGAATAGCAGAGATGAGGTCTCAAGCTTTGAGTAGACATCTCAAATGCATCACCAAGGATGTTCTAATGTTTACAG AGCGCCTTCAGTCCTTACTGGTAGCTGTGTATGAACAACTCAACAGTACAGCAGCTAAGGAGCAATGTATCTCTGTCATTGAGGATTTCTTTTTCAAGGACATCTGGCAACCTCTCCTCATGCTCTTCAG ACGATACAACTACAAGAAAGAGGAATGCGCCGCCATTGCCATGACGATGTACCAGCATGCATTGCCTCAACACATTGGAGTCGTAGAAAAATTCTGTCTGCTGAACGAGGGCGCTGTTCAGGAAGGCAGCCAAGCATCGAGCAGTGACTACCCTTACCAGGCCGCCGTAGAAGAGCTTCAAAAGCTACAGGGATATACATGTCCACTTCAGAAAATCGAATGTATAG TGCGAGTATCCAGGATTGTGATTGAATGTGTTGGAGATTACTATGAGAGTCAAGGCAAGCCAAGACAGAGCCCAGAGACTACGGT TGGTTGTGATGATTTGCTGCCTATCCTAAGTTATGTCATCATGCGATCATCCCTTCCTCAGATTGTCTCTGAGTGTAATGCCATGGAAGAATTCATCCACGAAGG ATATTTATTTGGTGAAGAAGGTTACTGCTTAACGACCTGCCAAACAGCACTCAGCTATGTCCTGAAACTTGGCAGTGCCGAGGAGCTGTCAAAATCATAA
- the LOC121407925 gene encoding VPS9 domain-containing protein 1-like isoform X2, with translation MMESRSENPDEQKQQLQTAMKAVGLAIQLDTSGSVPDAYLHYLSCMQYISQALLQDARLKVSQAATVNLKTTASMKMVKLAQRCSERVVDILNNMDDAIQQTPTNMPVLPTQQTTTYSPSPPPSLLSSSLSSSLSSSVPAGRISPSMFPAVPSTLSHAAPTHVAVVRPTVQHPTQQRTAVPNASPSQQSNEALGPLEKAYRENRKLMAAYRSRLNKMHTTSKNKSLVNLTFQRRLMENMAIAKAREASLAKKIKERQQRLQEQAAQRFSSSGQPTKEEMELRTVYANILEYENVKTWLQEWRKRLQESPGDLGLIRDLLTDILSCDQHPLSQLLKRYQIAIYHKIMPLIQKELPSIEEIVVPYRDVQPLKLQEPRAVPEDGFTTPDALDQSMEDTLAQRLHALRENSTSSVESDSTEPRPSSQASSMLFAPSDVSDDIMEELMSDDEEVDAQEKVSIQEKNIHRQQGGCPQRTAGDKDVGDDDEEGCEENGHLDDSGIQNGEESSSTDEAAPSTDIQDEDLASASDGANVAGDAAPEVDQMREIRDEIRNDIEQALEDGERLCKELEGETVGKVEDDEDGISNALATTGDSMSDGDRENTGDGRTSAAATGEQHSKYDNREAINGHSCPDTDERTNVESGDERTNNSEGNRPDMQPSNNPPTQLDSSSGGVASDGESTDAGRMDSERESDEGKKKEDGEERIAEMRSQALSRHLKCITKDVLMFTERLQSLLVAVYEQLNSTAAKEQCISVIEDFFFKDIWQPLLMLFRRYNYKKEECAAIAMTMYQHALPQHIGVVEKFCLLNEGAVQEGSQASSSDYPYQAAVEELQKLQGYTCPLQKIECIVRVSRIVIECVGDYYESQGKPRQSPETTVGCDDLPPILSHFIMRSSLPQINTINRSLFCL, from the exons TTTCTCAAGCAGCAACGGTAAACCTGAAGACAACAGCATCAATGAAGATGGTGAAGCTTGCCCAGCGATGCAGTGAGCGTGTGGTTGATATCCTTAATAACATGG ATGATGCAATCCAACAAACTCCAACCAATATGCCTGTTCTACCCACCCAACAGACAACAACCTATTCTCCCTCTCCACCACCttcactgttatcatcatcgttatcgtCATCGCTGTCGTCGTCAGTTCCAGCAGGTCGCATCTCTCCGTCTATGTTTCCAGCTGTCCCCTCCACCTTGTCGCATGCTGCACCCACCCACGTTGCAGTGGTACGACCCACTGTTCAGCATCCTACTCAACAAAGGACGGCTGTTCCAAATGCATCCCCAAGCCAACAGAG CAATGAGGCTCTTGGACCATTAGAGAAGGCCTACAGAGAGAACAGGAAACTGATGGCTGCCTATAGGAGCAGATTGAACAAGATGCATACTACTAGCAAGAATAAGAGCCTCGTG AACCTGACATTCCAGAGAAGGTTGATGGAGAATATGGCCATTGCCAAAGCCCGGGAAGCAAGT CTTGCTAAGAAGATCAAAGAACGTCAACAGCGTCTTCAGGAACAGGCAGCCCAGAGATTCTCCTCTAGCGGCCAGCCAACCAAGGAAGAGATGGAACTCAGAACAGTCTATGCCAACATACTGGAATACGAGAATGTGAAG ACATGGCTTCAGGAATGGCGCAAACGGCTGCAGGAATCGCCCGGTGACCTTGGACTGATCCGTGACCTACTCACTGACATCCTGTCCTGTGACCAACACCCTCTAAGCCAGCTTCTTAAGCGTTATCAGATCGCCATCTATCACAAGATAATGCCCCTCATACAGAAGGAATTGCCCTCTATAGAAGAGATTGTGGTTCCATACAGGGATGTCCAACCCCTGAAACTGCAAG AACCCAGAGCTGTACCAGAGGATGGTTTCACCACACCAGATGCTCTTGATCAGAGCATGGAAGACACATTAGCCCAACGCCTTCATGCCCTTCGTGAAAACAGCACCTCGAGTGTGGAGAGTGACTCCACTGAGCCTCGACCATCAAGCCAGGCCAGTAGCATGCTCTTTGCTCCCAGTGATGTGAGTGATGACATCATGGAGGAACTGATGTCTGATGATGAGGAGGTGGATGCTCAAGAGAAAGTGAGCATCCAGGAGAAGAACATCCATCGGCAGCAGGGAGGATGTCCCCAGAGAACAGCGGGTGATAaggatgttggtgatgatgatgaggagggaTGTGAAGAGAATGGTCACCTGGATGACAGTGGCATTCAGAATGGTGAGGAGTCCTCCAGCACAGATGAAGCTGCTCCATCAACAGACATCCAGGATGAGGATCTGGCGAGTGCTTCCGATGGAGCCAATGTTGCAGGAGATGCTGCTCCAGAGGTAGACCAGATGAGAGAGATCAGGGATGAAATCAGGAACGATATCGAACAAGCATTGGAAGATGGTGAAAGGCTATGCAAGGAATTAGAGGGAGAAACTGTGGGCAAAgttgaggatgatgaggatggtatCAGCAATGCACTTGCTACAACTGGTGATTCCATGAGTGATGGAGACAGAGAAAATACAGGTGATGGTAGGACTTCTGCAGCTGCTACAGGTGAGCAGCACTCTAAATATGATAATAGAGAAGCGATCAATGGTCACTCTTGCCCTGATACTGATGAAAGGACTAATGTTGAATCGGGAGATGAGAGAACAAATAACTCTGAAGGAAATCGGCCAGACATGCAACCATCTAACAACCCCCCAACACAACTAGACAGCTCAAGCGGGGGTGTGGCAAGTGATGGTGAATCAACAGATGCAGGAAGAATGGACAGTGAAAGAGAGAGTgatgaaggaaagaagaaagaagatggAGAAGAAAGAATAGCAGAGATGAGGTCTCAAGCTTTGAGTAGACATCTCAAATGCATCACCAAGGATGTTCTAATGTTTACAG AGCGCCTTCAGTCCTTACTGGTAGCTGTGTATGAACAACTCAACAGTACAGCAGCTAAGGAGCAATGTATCTCTGTCATTGAGGATTTCTTTTTCAAGGACATCTGGCAACCTCTCCTCATGCTCTTCAG ACGATACAACTACAAGAAAGAGGAATGCGCCGCCATTGCCATGACGATGTACCAGCATGCATTGCCTCAACACATTGGAGTCGTAGAAAAATTCTGTCTGCTGAACGAGGGCGCTGTTCAGGAAGGCAGCCAAGCATCGAGCAGTGACTACCCTTACCAGGCCGCCGTAGAAGAGCTTCAAAAGCTACAGGGATATACATGTCCACTTCAGAAAATCGAATGTATAG TGCGAGTATCCAGGATTGTGATTGAATGTGTTGGAGATTACTATGAGAGTCAAGGCAAGCCAAGACAGAGCCCAGAGACTACGGT TGGTTGTGATGATTTGCCGCCTATCCTAAGCCATTTCATCATGCGATCATCCCTTCCTCAGATAAATACCATAAATCGATCTTTATTTTgtctctaa